Proteins encoded in a region of the Zea mays cultivar B73 chromosome 4, Zm-B73-REFERENCE-NAM-5.0, whole genome shotgun sequence genome:
- the LOC103653153 gene encoding serine/threonine-protein kinase-like protein CCR4 produces the protein MPMSSHAHAGHRRLFLLTSTSTSLAFVAAVLLLIVDACAASRQFSTVAISHAPNATLVCALVTSADDAGAGPPGSSKLRCTSLPDGQQFVYPSADIPYNAIAAGTDFLCGLMAPLGGHAAMRWWSFSEEFAANRSRPVGRRLYWGPSLRSLSAGGSHACGLSDDHGPSCWEWPRLALPKGLDFSRIALGHDFLCGIDKLDNTSMSCFGAMTAPSLAPAPAAFATIAAGHRHACAVDAEGGFGCWGDDDGDVPNVPAHELPADMLAMALGNGSTCILSGIGRVQCWGAVQVPDQYRNADFLAIEADGGAVCGILRSNYSVACWGRTDRFGTGGSLVYNSTMPGACTHKKSCPCDIISGSGALCGSGGSEGGEELAVCQACAVRLNASRLLITNGRERSAAGDDDSGKRKARTLAVALSVGGAGAAVLAAAAVALYLVSYRKRDNKKTLTLRLGESSSRRLCRDVEATAMPAPPVPPLGCEEFTLRDLSRVTDGFSEEKKIGSGSFGSVYRARLPDGREVAIKRAERSGSGGRRRRRFDAERAFRAELRLLSRVNHRNLVQLLGFCEERGERILVFEFMPHGALHDHLHGSGRRNDVGGYSPLFASWETRLRVALDAARGVEYLHCYAVPAIIHRDVKPSNILLDGDWTAKVSDFGLSLASGGTGAAASPASATAGTVGYIDPEYYRLQELTERSDVYSFGVVLLELVTGRKAIHRTNQDGSGSPRNVVEFAVPAVEAGSVTKILDERVPPPRGHEVEAVARVAKIASECVRPRGRARPIMSEVVAELEWAVTLCEESVVAAAGHNSSRHGGSDLSRSRSRSESDDPSPFHTRELGFGFGFGLGLGSSRPVTHGRSHSTM, from the coding sequence ATGCCAATGTCTAGCCATGCCCACGCCGGCCACCGCCGTCTTTTCCTCCTGACGAGCACGAGCACGAGTCTTGCTTTCGTCGCCGCCGTCCTCCTCCTGATCGTCGACGCGTGCGCGGCGTCGCGGCAGTTCTCCACGGTCGCCATCTCCCACGCGCCCAACGCCACGCTCGTCTGCGCGCTCGTCACCAGCGCCGATGACGCGGGAGCGGGGCCACCAGGCTCTTCCAAGCTGCGCTGCACCTCGCTCCCCGACGGCCAGCAGTTCGTCTACCCCTCCGCTGAcatcccctacaacgccatcgccGCCGGGACCGACTTCCTGTGCGGCCTCATGGCGCCGCTCGGCGGCCACGCCGCCATGCGCTGGTGGTCCTTCTCCGAGGAGTTCGCGGCCAACCGCTCCCGCCCCGTCGGCCGCCGCCTCTACTGGGGCCCCTCGCTTCGCTCGCTCAGCGCCGGCGGCTCCCACGCCTGCGGCCTCTCCGACGACCACGGCCCCAGCTGCTGGGAGTGGCCGCGCCTCGCCCTCCCGAAAGGCCTCGACTTCTCCCGCATCGCGCTGGGCCACGACTTCCTCTGCGGCATCGACAAGCTCGATAACACCAGCATGAGCTGCTTCGGCGCCATGACCGCGCCGTCGCTGGCTCCCGCCCCCGCGGCCTTCGCGACCATCGCCGCCGGCCACCGCCACGCCTGCGCCGTCGACGCAGAGGGTGGATTCGGCTGCTggggcgacgacgacggcgacgtccCCAACGTGCCGGCACACGAGCTGCCGGCCGACATGCtggccatggcactcggcaacggCTCCACCTGCATCCTCTCCGGCATCGGCAGGGTCCAGTGCTGGGGCGCCGTCCAGGTGCCGGACCAGTACCGGAACGCGGACTTCCTGGCCATCGAGGCCGACGGGGGCGCGGTGTGCGGCATCCTCAGGAGCAACTACTCCGTCGCGTGCTGGGGGAGGACCGACAGATTCGGCACCGGCGGTAGCCTGGTCTACAACAGCACCATGCCCGGCGCCTGCACGCACAAGAAGAGCTGCCCCTGCGACATCATCTCCGGCTCCGGCGCGCTCTGTGGCAGCGGCGGCTCCGAGGGCGGCGAGGAGCTCGCCGTCTGCCAAGCCTGCGCGGTGCGGCTGAACGCTTCTAGGCTCCTCATCACCAACGGTAGGGAGCGATCGGCAGCCGGAGACGACGACAGCGGGAAGAGGAAGGCCAGGACCCTGGCCGTCGCGCTCAGCGTGGGCGGCGCCGGCGCCGCGGTGCTCGCGGCGGCTGCGGTGGCGCTGTACCTCGTGTCGTACAGGAAGCGGGACAACAAGAAGACGCTGACGCTGCGTCTCGGGGAGTCGTCGTCCCGGCGGCTGTGCCGCGATGTGGAGGCCACGGCCATGCCGGCGCCGCCGGTCCCGCCGCTCGGATGCGAGGAGTTCACGCTTCGTGACCTGTCGCGCGTCACCGACGGCTTCTCGGAGGAGAAGAAGATCGGGAGCGGCAGCTTCGGGTCGGTGTACCGCGCCAGGCTCCCCGACGGGCGCGAGGTGGCGATCAAGCGCGCGGAGCGCAGCGGCAGCGGTGGGCGGCGGCGCCGCCGCTTCGACGCGGAGCGCGCGTTCCGTGCGGAGCTGCGGCTGCTGTCGCGGGTGAACCACCGCAACCTGGTGCAGCTGCTGGGTTTCTGCGAGGAGCGCGGCGAGCGCATCCTGGTGTTCGAGTTCATGCCCcacggcgcgctccacgaccaccTCCACGGCAGCGGGCGGCGCAACGACGTCGGCGGGTACTCGCCGCTGTTCGCGTCGTGGGAGACGCGGCTCCGGGTGGCGCTGGACGCGGCGCGCGGCGTGGAGTACCTGCATTGCTACGCCGTGCCAGCCATCATACACCGCGACGTGAAGCCCTCCAACATCCTGCTCGACGGCGACTGGACGGCCAAGGTGTCCGACTTCGGGCTGTCCCTGGCCAGCGGCGGCACGGGCGCCGCCGCgtcgccggcgtccgccacggccgGCACGGTGGGGTACATCGACCCGGAGTACTACCGGCTGCAGGAACTGACGGAGCGCAGCGACGTGTACAGCTTCGGCGTGGTGCTGCTGGAGCTGGTCACCGGCCGCAAGGCCATCCATCGGACGAACCAGGACGGCAGCGGGTCCCCCCGGAACGTGGTCGAGTTCGCCGTGCCGGCGGTCGAGGCGGGCAGCGTCACAAAGATCCTGGACGAGCGCGTGCCGCCGCCGCGCGGGCACGAGGTGGAGGCGGTGGCGCGCGTCGCCAAGATCGCCTCGGAGTGCGTCCGACCACGGGGGCGCGCGAGGCCGATCATGTCTGAGGTGGTGGCGGAGCTGGAGTGGGCCGTCACCCTGTGCGAGGAGTCCGTCGTGGCCGCCGCCGGACACAACAGCTCCCGGCACGGCGGCTCCGACCTGTCGCGTTCGCGTTCGCGCTCCGAGTCCGACGACCCGAGCCCGTTCCACACACGCGAGctcggcttcggcttcggcttcggtctCGGCCTCGGCTCGAGCCGACCCGTCACCCATGGCAGGTCTCACTCAACGATGTAA